Proteins from a genomic interval of Candidatus Aminicenantes bacterium:
- a CDS encoding ComF family protein, producing MTSKEKIAGGCAAIARMAGVSLFQPHCRLCGSDLVLAGEKIICRDCRQKVRPATENQCRRCGKFIPAGIETCGSCLLQPSPFLRHISYAAYEGPLREIIILYKYGELEPLRTFLASLYLDMVRTRLPGGFQAVVPVPVDRQRRHGFMPVRAMGRLLARELELEFLPGLLRKTKSTPPQVGLTQAQRKTNLDGAFALATARSLAGKEILLIDDVITTGTTIGKCAALLKKKGARVTALTLAQSRF from the coding sequence GTGACAAGCAAAGAAAAAATTGCCGGCGGCTGCGCCGCCATCGCGCGCATGGCCGGCGTTAGTTTATTCCAACCGCACTGCCGTCTTTGCGGGTCGGACCTGGTCCTGGCCGGAGAAAAAATAATCTGCCGCGACTGCCGGCAAAAAGTGCGCCCGGCAACGGAAAACCAATGCCGCCGCTGCGGCAAATTCATTCCCGCCGGTATCGAGACCTGCGGCTCCTGCCTGCTGCAGCCGTCGCCCTTCCTGCGCCATATTTCCTACGCCGCCTACGAAGGGCCCTTACGCGAGATCATCATCCTTTACAAGTACGGCGAGCTGGAACCCCTGAGAACGTTCCTGGCCTCCCTTTACCTGGACATGGTGCGCACCAGACTGCCGGGCGGATTTCAGGCCGTGGTCCCGGTCCCGGTCGATCGCCAAAGGAGGCATGGCTTCATGCCTGTCCGTGCCATGGGCCGGCTCCTGGCCCGCGAGCTCGAACTTGAATTCTTACCCGGCCTCCTGCGCAAGACAAAGAGCACTCCGCCACAGGTCGGTCTGACGCAAGCGCAGAGAAAAACCAACCTCGACGGCGCTTTCGCCCTGGCAACAGCGCGCAGCCTGGCCGGGAAGGAAATCCTGCTCATCGATGACGTGATCACCACCGGCACCACCATCGGCAAATGCGCCGCGCTGCTGAAAAAAAAAGGCGCCCGGGTGACGGCTTTGACCTTGGCCCAATCGCGCTTCTGA
- the purM gene encoding phosphoribosylformylglycinamidine cyclo-ligase, translated as MKKSAYEEAGVSIDRGNQAVERIKSMVERMGIKEIGKFGGFFPLKGNLKNPVLVSSADGVGTKLKIAFLTGVHDTVGRDLVNHCVNDILVYGARPLFFLDYLASGKVIPETVGQVVSGVLDGCLDNDMILLGGETAEMPGFYQEGEYDIAGFIVGIVAKEKVVDGKSIAKGDLLIGLPSNGLHTNGYSLARHIIFEKLKLKVDSRVNGLDAPIGEELLRVHRSYLKPVNALLAPHLLKGMAHITGGGLLENIPRILPEPTAVVLEKTWPLPPLFSFLIQAGHVSEQERYRVFNMGIGMVLVIEPRHLSRVEAILNGMGEAFYLIGQVTDGKGKERVRIK; from the coding sequence ATGAAAAAGAGCGCCTACGAAGAGGCCGGGGTCAGCATCGACCGCGGCAACCAGGCGGTCGAACGCATCAAGTCCATGGTCGAGCGCATGGGCATTAAGGAAATAGGCAAGTTCGGCGGGTTTTTCCCCCTCAAGGGCAACCTGAAAAATCCCGTCCTGGTCTCGTCGGCCGACGGCGTGGGCACCAAGCTGAAGATCGCCTTTCTGACCGGCGTGCACGACACCGTGGGCCGCGACCTGGTCAATCACTGCGTCAACGATATCCTGGTCTACGGCGCCCGGCCGCTGTTTTTTCTCGATTACCTGGCCAGCGGCAAGGTCATTCCCGAAACCGTCGGCCAGGTGGTGTCCGGGGTGCTGGACGGCTGCCTGGACAACGACATGATCTTGCTGGGCGGCGAAACCGCGGAGATGCCCGGGTTTTACCAGGAAGGGGAATACGACATCGCCGGCTTCATCGTCGGCATCGTGGCCAAGGAGAAGGTGGTGGATGGGAAGAGCATCGCCAAGGGCGACCTGCTCATCGGCCTGCCGTCGAACGGGCTGCATACCAACGGCTATTCGCTGGCCCGGCACATCATTTTTGAAAAGCTCAAGCTGAAGGTGGACAGCCGGGTAAACGGGTTGGATGCCCCGATCGGCGAGGAACTGCTGCGCGTGCACCGTTCCTACCTCAAGCCGGTGAACGCCCTGCTGGCCCCCCACCTGCTTAAGGGCATGGCCCATATCACCGGCGGCGGATTGCTGGAAAACATCCCCCGCATCCTGCCCGAACCGACCGCGGTCGTGCTCGAAAAAACCTGGCCGCTGCCGCCGCTCTTTTCCTTCCTGATCCAGGCCGGCCATGTTTCCGAGCAGGAGCGCTACCGGGTTTTCAACATGGGCATCGGCATGGTGCTGGTCATCGAACCCAGGCACCTTTCCCGGGTGGAAGCCATCCTCAATGGCATGGGCGAGGCATTCTACCTGATCGGCCAGGTGACCGACGGCAAGGGCAAGGAGCGGGTGCGCATCAAATGA
- a CDS encoding substrate-binding domain-containing protein → MKKRFPACLLIIFSLIAPGRLLAKENLTLASTTSTLDSGLFDVLMPVFEKKFDVTVKVIAVGSGQALRLARDGNADVLLVHDRAAEEKFVADGFGVERLDVMHNDFVLVGPKIDPARIRGLQGSEALKKIAAAGAYFVSRGDDSGTHKKELQLWKAADVPPAGTWYLESGTGMEATLRIASEKLAYCLVDRATWLAHAREIDALAVLVEGDAPLFNPYSVIVVNPAKFPWLNFKLANRFAEFIRSAAGQAIIRDFGRDKFGCPLFYPDVIR, encoded by the coding sequence ATGAAAAAACGATTCCCTGCATGCCTCCTTATTATTTTCTCGCTTATCGCGCCGGGACGTCTCCTGGCCAAGGAAAATTTGACTCTGGCCTCGACCACGTCGACGCTCGATTCGGGGCTGTTCGACGTCCTGATGCCGGTTTTTGAAAAGAAATTCGACGTCACGGTCAAGGTCATCGCCGTAGGCAGCGGTCAGGCGCTGCGCCTGGCCCGCGACGGCAATGCCGACGTGCTGCTGGTTCACGACCGCGCCGCCGAGGAGAAATTCGTGGCCGACGGTTTCGGGGTCGAACGCCTCGACGTGATGCACAACGACTTCGTGCTGGTGGGGCCGAAAATTGATCCGGCCCGGATCCGCGGCCTGCAGGGGTCGGAAGCGTTAAAAAAAATCGCGGCCGCCGGCGCTTATTTCGTTTCCCGCGGCGACGATTCGGGCACCCATAAAAAAGAGCTGCAATTGTGGAAGGCCGCGGACGTGCCCCCGGCCGGGACGTGGTACCTGGAGAGCGGCACGGGCATGGAGGCGACCTTGCGCATCGCCAGCGAGAAGCTCGCCTATTGCCTGGTCGACCGCGCCACCTGGCTGGCGCATGCGCGGGAAATCGACGCCCTGGCGGTCCTGGTCGAGGGTGACGCGCCGCTATTCAATCCCTATTCGGTCATCGTCGTCAACCCGGCAAAATTCCCCTGGCTAAATTTCAAGCTGGCCAACCGTTTCGCCGAGTTCATCCGTTCGGCCGCAGGGCAGGCGATCATCCGCGACTTCGGCCGGGACAAGTTCGGCTGCCCTCTCTTTTATCCCGATGTCATCCGCTGA
- a CDS encoding ABC transporter permease, with protein sequence MPRNGARKNEMAYILDGLKHGLAILLPPSREILQIVFLSLIVSGSATLLAAAAAIPAALLLALREFRGKRFLVGAINTALAVPAVLIGLLVYGLVSRRGPLGTLALLFTPGAMIMAQALLAFPLITALALAALKGIARDARDLALSLGANRLQLALAVIRQGRFAFLTALIAGFSRVIGETGMTLMVGGNIKGQTRVLTTAISLETMKGNFEIGIALGIVLLLVALVINIALQWAQGK encoded by the coding sequence ATGCCGCGCAACGGCGCCAGGAAAAATGAAATGGCCTACATCCTCGACGGGTTGAAGCACGGCCTGGCGATCCTGCTGCCGCCCAGCCGGGAGATCCTGCAGATCGTTTTCCTCTCCCTGATAGTGTCCGGAAGCGCCACCCTGCTGGCCGCCGCGGCCGCGATCCCGGCCGCCCTGCTCCTGGCCCTCAGGGAGTTCCGCGGCAAGCGGTTCCTGGTCGGAGCGATCAACACCGCCCTGGCCGTTCCGGCCGTGCTCATCGGCCTGCTGGTCTACGGCCTCGTCAGCCGCCGCGGTCCGTTGGGAACCTTGGCGCTTCTTTTTACTCCCGGGGCGATGATCATGGCCCAGGCGCTGCTGGCCTTTCCGCTCATTACCGCCCTGGCATTGGCCGCGCTGAAGGGCATCGCCCGCGATGCGCGCGACCTGGCCCTGTCGCTGGGCGCCAACCGGCTGCAATTGGCCCTGGCCGTCATCCGCCAGGGGCGCTTCGCCTTCCTGACGGCGCTGATCGCCGGCTTTTCCCGGGTCATCGGCGAGACCGGCATGACCCTGATGGTCGGGGGCAATATCAAGGGGCAGACCCGGGTGCTGACCACGGCGATTTCGCTGGAGACGATGAAGGGCAACTTCGAGATCGGCATCGCCCTCGGGATCGTCCTGCTGCTGGTGGCCCTGGTCATCAACATCGCCCTGCAATGGGCGCAGGGTAAATGA
- a CDS encoding ATP-binding cassette domain-containing protein, which produces MMDIRAEKLKQVAGGKAILDGVSLDFAAGAVNVILGPNGAGKTTLLRLLCLLDPPAQGDIFYDGSALGALRGKERTALRRRIGFVFQAPLLLSGTVVDNLLYGPRLRGIDVPGPAMRRVLLETGLEGRETQEAKQLSGGEKQRLQLARVLLLDPELYLLDEPTANLDPLSVKNIELAITRLAQSGKTVILATHNLIQARLLAGKVIFLKAGKLVQSGSASAVLGRPFSLDIAEFSAAENIVSGTLARRDGHTMLDCGKLAVEVVSEREQGPAAAVIRPEDILVSRGPVSSSARNSFPGSIVAAVDLGLVVSLGVDCGGFVFTVFVTRHSCAQMDLRPGAEVVLTFKATSVHLLPSG; this is translated from the coding sequence ATGATGGACATCCGCGCCGAAAAACTGAAGCAAGTGGCCGGGGGCAAGGCGATCCTGGATGGAGTCAGCCTCGATTTCGCCGCCGGGGCGGTCAACGTCATACTCGGGCCCAACGGGGCCGGCAAAACGACCCTGCTGCGCCTGCTCTGCCTTTTGGACCCCCCCGCCCAGGGCGACATTTTCTACGACGGTTCGGCGCTGGGTGCGCTGCGCGGCAAGGAACGCACCGCCCTGCGCCGGCGCATCGGTTTTGTTTTTCAAGCGCCGTTGTTGCTGAGCGGGACCGTCGTCGACAATCTGCTCTACGGGCCGCGCTTGCGCGGCATCGACGTTCCCGGGCCGGCCATGCGCCGGGTGCTGCTGGAAACCGGCCTGGAAGGCAGGGAAACCCAGGAGGCGAAGCAGCTCTCGGGAGGCGAGAAGCAGCGGCTGCAGCTGGCCCGGGTGCTGCTCCTCGATCCGGAGCTTTATTTGCTGGACGAGCCCACGGCCAACCTCGATCCGCTGAGCGTGAAGAACATCGAACTCGCCATCACCCGCCTGGCCCAATCAGGCAAAACGGTGATCCTGGCCACCCACAATCTGATCCAGGCCAGACTGCTGGCCGGGAAGGTCATTTTCCTCAAGGCGGGCAAGCTGGTGCAGTCCGGATCGGCTTCGGCCGTGCTCGGCCGGCCGTTTTCCCTGGATATCGCCGAGTTCTCGGCCGCAGAGAATATCGTTTCCGGCACCCTGGCCCGCCGCGACGGCCACACCATGCTCGATTGCGGCAAGCTGGCCGTCGAGGTGGTCAGCGAGCGGGAGCAAGGTCCGGCGGCAGCCGTGATCCGTCCCGAGGATATCCTGGTTTCCCGGGGACCCGTTTCATCCTCGGCGCGCAATTCGTTTCCCGGGTCGATCGTGGCCGCGGTCGACTTGGGCCTGGTCGTGTCGCTCGGCGTAGACTGCGGCGGCTTCGTGTTCACGGTGTTCGTCACCCGCCATTCCTGCGCGCAGATGGACCTGCGCCCGGGAGCGGAGGTGGTGCTCACCTTCAAGGCCACATCGGTGCATCTGCTGCCGTCGGGGTGA
- a CDS encoding uracil phosphoribosyltransferase produces the protein MDKIVLQAADLDGYLTRADQDAIAGVGDLYGRAQADFVALEKDDAAARGKARENLLALFNELGDRLQAVVNAEPRIHVYSLETPQFIHGEASRLVAKLRDERTGNPEFIYYIQRAYEMLFNLAFAGPHCGERHPIFVRTPVTVPHVNYAVHKIPDIDAMTENSVMCVMLRAALLPSMIVAKEIQEYSSRHSVPPFALFKISRDERRSERDMAYILDLKKSYFSMDTLQGRDLFFADPMNATGGSLVTVIQYLRSQGVVPRSIRFFNVVSTLKGALRIVRAVPEADVYTLWMDPALNEKAYILPGLGDAGDRINGCDRKESPRDIIQLIADYGTHVTSLYRDPIRQIEKTVLNR, from the coding sequence ATGGACAAGATCGTGTTGCAGGCCGCCGACCTGGACGGCTATCTGACCCGGGCCGACCAGGACGCCATTGCCGGGGTGGGGGATTTGTACGGCCGGGCGCAAGCCGATTTCGTCGCCCTGGAAAAAGACGATGCCGCGGCGCGCGGGAAAGCCAGAGAGAATTTGCTGGCGTTGTTCAACGAACTGGGCGACCGCTTGCAGGCCGTGGTCAACGCCGAACCGCGCATCCATGTCTACTCGCTGGAAACCCCGCAATTCATCCACGGCGAGGCGTCGCGGCTGGTGGCCAAGCTGCGCGACGAGCGCACCGGCAATCCGGAATTCATCTATTATATCCAGCGCGCCTATGAAATGCTCTTCAACCTGGCCTTTGCCGGACCGCATTGCGGCGAGCGCCACCCGATTTTCGTGCGCACGCCGGTGACCGTGCCCCATGTCAACTACGCCGTGCACAAGATCCCCGACATCGACGCCATGACCGAAAACAGCGTCATGTGCGTCATGCTGCGGGCGGCGTTGCTGCCCTCGATGATCGTGGCCAAGGAGATCCAGGAGTATTCGTCGCGGCACAGCGTGCCGCCTTTCGCTCTCTTCAAGATCAGCCGCGACGAGCGCCGCAGCGAGCGCGACATGGCCTATATCCTGGATTTAAAAAAATCCTATTTTTCCATGGATACGCTGCAGGGGCGCGACCTGTTTTTTGCCGACCCGATGAACGCTACCGGCGGCAGCCTGGTGACGGTGATCCAGTACCTGCGCAGCCAGGGGGTCGTACCGCGCTCCATCCGTTTTTTCAACGTGGTGTCCACGCTCAAGGGCGCCCTGCGCATCGTTCGCGCCGTGCCCGAGGCCGACGTGTACACCCTGTGGATGGACCCGGCCCTGAACGAGAAGGCCTACATCCTGCCGGGCCTCGGCGACGCCGGCGACCGCATCAACGGCTGCGACCGCAAAGAAAGCCCCCGCGACATCATCCAGCTGATCGCCGATTACGGCACGCACGTGACATCTTTGTACCGCGATCCGATCCGCCAAATCGAAAAAACCGTCCTCAACCGTTAA
- a CDS encoding HEAT repeat domain-containing protein: MGLFAFLKPDVAKMEEKKDVAGLIKALRNSDWLRRRNAVQALGKILDARAVEPLVDKLKDWDKDVRNCAAEALEKFGLPSEPEVQAWYWVAKEDFNKVASLGYIAVQTFIMALNDLKSSACHLAVDTLGTIGDARAVEPLIAVLKKSIDPKSSLHMHVIESLGKIGDSKAVEPLIQILQRKDKWYGAAIKALGDIGDAMAVWPLVQALNDPNSSVRFVAAEALSEIGDARAVEPLIKALKDSNSTVRGSAAMALGEIGDERAVEPLKMALNDANEFVHSEAANALVRIGNVRNVDPYIIDLKSGDWDVRRFAARKLGKIGDVRAIEPLMAVLKDSKWRVSKSAEKALKKLGWQSNDQDQKMLEILVQLCDAYVSSNAAEISKLEPLATQIGKTLHERGGLSEMRRLYEQLGERKGSRTLEMHWNGIGDWRG, from the coding sequence ATGGGGCTCTTTGCTTTTTTAAAACCTGATGTGGCGAAAATGGAAGAAAAAAAGGATGTAGCTGGATTGATCAAGGCATTGAGGAACAGTGATTGGCTTAGACGAAGAAATGCAGTTCAAGCATTAGGAAAAATTCTTGATGCCCGTGCAGTAGAGCCGCTCGTTGACAAACTCAAGGACTGGGATAAAGATGTGCGTAATTGTGCCGCCGAGGCTTTGGAAAAATTCGGATTACCGTCTGAGCCGGAAGTCCAGGCATGGTATTGGGTAGCTAAAGAGGACTTTAATAAAGTGGCATCATTAGGCTATATTGCCGTGCAGACATTTATCATGGCTCTGAATGATTTAAAGAGTTCTGCCTGCCATCTCGCTGTCGATACTTTAGGGACAATCGGCGATGCCCGGGCAGTGGAGCCGCTCATTGCAGTGCTCAAGAAGTCAATCGATCCGAAATCTAGCCTGCATATGCATGTCATAGAAAGTTTAGGGAAAATAGGCGATAGCAAGGCGGTCGAACCTCTCATCCAAATCCTTCAGCGAAAGGATAAGTGGTATGGTGCGGCTATCAAGGCTTTAGGAGATATTGGAGATGCTATGGCAGTATGGCCGCTTGTTCAAGCCCTCAATGATCCTAATTCTTCAGTGCGCTTTGTTGCCGCCGAAGCATTAAGTGAAATCGGTGATGCCCGGGCAGTGGAACCTCTCATTAAAGCTCTGAAGGATTCAAATTCTACTGTGCGCGGTTCAGCAGCAATGGCATTGGGAGAAATCGGCGATGAAAGAGCGGTTGAACCGCTTAAGATGGCACTCAACGATGCGAATGAATTTGTACACAGTGAAGCGGCCAATGCTTTGGTGCGTATTGGCAATGTTAGGAATGTTGACCCATACATTATAGACCTAAAAAGTGGGGATTGGGATGTACGCAGGTTTGCTGCTAGAAAATTGGGGAAAATCGGCGATGTCCGGGCAATAGAGCCACTCATGGCAGTCCTCAAAGATTCAAAATGGCGAGTATCAAAATCCGCTGAGAAAGCTTTGAAAAAGCTCGGTTGGCAATCCAATGATCAAGATCAAAAAATGCTTGAAATTTTAGTTCAGCTATGCGATGCATATGTTTCTAGTAATGCGGCAGAAATATCCAAGCTTGAACCTTTAGCGACCCAGATCGGGAAAACACTTCATGAGCGGGGCGGATTAAGCGAAATGCGAAGACTCTATGAGCAGCTCGGCGAAAGAAAAGGTTCGAGAACATTAGAAATGCACTGGAATGGTATTGGGGACTGGCGTGGTTAG
- a CDS encoding bifunctional methionine sulfoxide reductase B/A protein, producing MPQQKLTPEEERVIVQKGTELPFSGKYHHFNEKGTYVCKRCGAALYRSEAKFDSGCGWPSFDTEIAGAVKSRTDADGMRTEIVCASCGAHLGHVFFGEGFTARNTRHCANSISMNFIPDDAAKTATAIFASGCFWGTQYYLQQAKGVLSTTVGFTGGQTANPSYEEVCSGTTGHAEAVRVIYDPSVISYEELAQLFFETHDFTQTNRQGPDIGEQYRSEIFYRDEAQKTSADKLIAMLTAKGFKVATRVTAAGAFWKAEDYHQNYYQKNGHQPYCHVYRKIF from the coding sequence ATGCCACAACAAAAACTGACCCCCGAAGAAGAGCGGGTGATCGTCCAGAAAGGAACCGAGCTGCCATTCTCCGGGAAATACCATCATTTCAACGAAAAAGGGACTTACGTCTGCAAACGCTGCGGGGCGGCCCTTTACCGTTCCGAGGCCAAGTTCGATTCGGGCTGCGGCTGGCCGAGTTTCGATACCGAGATCGCCGGAGCGGTCAAAAGCCGGACCGACGCCGACGGCATGCGCACCGAGATCGTGTGCGCCAGCTGCGGCGCCCACCTGGGCCATGTCTTTTTCGGCGAGGGGTTCACCGCCCGCAACACCCGCCATTGCGCCAATTCCATCTCCATGAACTTCATTCCCGATGATGCGGCCAAGACCGCGACCGCCATTTTCGCCTCCGGCTGTTTTTGGGGGACACAGTATTACCTGCAGCAAGCCAAGGGGGTGCTGTCCACCACCGTAGGATTTACCGGCGGCCAGACGGCCAATCCCAGTTATGAGGAAGTCTGCAGCGGTACGACCGGCCACGCCGAAGCGGTCCGGGTGATCTATGACCCGTCGGTCATCTCCTACGAGGAGCTGGCCCAGCTCTTCTTCGAGACCCACGATTTCACTCAAACCAACCGTCAGGGACCCGACATCGGCGAACAGTACCGCTCGGAAATCTTTTACCGGGACGAAGCCCAGAAGACGTCAGCGGATAAACTGATCGCCATGCTCACCGCCAAGGGTTTCAAGGTGGCCACCCGCGTCACTGCAGCCGGCGCCTTCTGGAAAGCTGAAGATTATCACCAGAATTATTACCAGAAAAACGGTCATCAGCCCTATTGCCACGTCTACCGCAAGATATTCTAG
- the arfB gene encoding alternative ribosome rescue aminoacyl-tRNA hydrolase ArfB, giving the protein MGIRAGHGIELRENEIAFEFVRASGPGGQNVNKVATAVKLYFHIDRSPSLATAVKARLHSLAGKRVNSEGFLIIDARRFRTQDANRRDATERLVKLIGQAAVVSKPRRPTRPGAAARARRLEEKKKRGAAKQARKKTLPGDD; this is encoded by the coding sequence ATGGGCATCCGGGCGGGTCATGGCATCGAGCTGCGCGAGAACGAGATCGCCTTTGAGTTCGTCCGCGCCTCGGGCCCGGGCGGACAGAACGTCAACAAGGTGGCCACGGCGGTCAAGCTCTATTTCCATATCGACCGCTCGCCCTCCCTGGCAACGGCGGTAAAAGCACGCCTGCACTCCCTGGCCGGCAAGCGGGTCAACAGCGAGGGCTTTTTGATCATCGACGCCAGGCGCTTCCGCACCCAGGACGCCAACCGCCGCGACGCAACGGAACGCCTGGTCAAATTGATCGGCCAGGCGGCCGTTGTCAGCAAACCGCGCCGCCCTACCCGCCCGGGCGCGGCAGCCAGGGCCCGCCGCCTAGAGGAAAAGAAAAAGCGTGGCGCCGCCAAGCAGGCGCGAAAAAAAACGCTCCCCGGCGACGATTGA
- a CDS encoding PAS domain-containing protein yields the protein MFMFDRMDEKLVRAVIETIPAEITVIDANDEVVAWNRHENRLFHRPMTSMGLNFRKCHPEHSLAKVEQIVGEMKAGKRQEARFWIQAKVGDGRHMVLLEYFALRGEDGQYLGCLEVTQDIEDHRRLEGEKRLLD from the coding sequence ATGTTTATGTTCGACCGCATGGATGAAAAACTGGTCCGAGCGGTGATCGAGACCATTCCGGCCGAGATCACCGTCATCGACGCCAACGACGAGGTGGTGGCCTGGAACCGGCACGAGAACCGCCTGTTCCACCGGCCGATGACCAGCATGGGCCTGAATTTCCGCAAGTGCCACCCCGAGCACAGCCTGGCCAAGGTCGAGCAGATCGTTGGCGAGATGAAGGCCGGCAAGCGCCAGGAAGCCCGCTTCTGGATCCAGGCCAAGGTCGGTGACGGGCGGCACATGGTTTTACTCGAATATTTCGCCTTGCGCGGCGAAGACGGCCAATACCTCGGCTGCCTGGAAGTGACCCAGGATATCGAAGACCATCGCCGTTTGGAAGGCGAAAAACGCCTGCTCGATTGA